A single region of the Pseudomonas solani genome encodes:
- the purL gene encoding phosphoribosylformylglycinamidine synthase, with product MLILRGAPALSAFRHGKLLEQLTQKVPAVTGLYAEFTHFAEVTGVLTADEEKVLARLLKYGPSVPVQEPAGRLFLVLPRFGTISPWSSKATDIARNCGLAKIERIERGIAYYVAGQFSDAEAQLIASALHDRMTQLVLGALEEASSLFSHAQPKALTVVDILGGGRDALARANVELGLALAEDEIDYLVKSFNEMGRNPHDVELMMFAQANSEHCRHKIFNASWDIDGQAQEKSLFGMIKNTYEMNSEGVLSAYKDNASVIEGFTAGRFFPNPGTRQYGATEEAVHILMKVETHNHPTAIAPFPGASTGSGGEIRDEGATGRGAKPKAGLTGFTVSNLQIPGFEQPWEKPYGKPERIVTALDIMIEGPLGGAAFNNEFGRPALNGYFRTFEQAIDTPHGEEVRGYHKPIMLAGGMGNIRAEHVQKGEISVGAKLIVLGGPAMLIGLGGGAASSMATGSSSADLDFASVQRDNPEMERRCQEVIDRCWQLGAENPIKFIHDVGAGGISNALPELINDGGRGGRFELRAVPNDEPGMSPLEIWCNESQERYVMSVDAADFERFKAICERERCPFAVVGEAIEEPHLTVADSHFGNKPVDMPLNVLLGKPPRMHRSVSREAEQGDDFNAASVDIADAVSRVLRHPAVASKSFLITIGDRTITGLVARDQMVGPWQVPVADCAVTATSFDVYTGEAMAMGERTPLALLDAPASGRMAVGETVTNLACASIEKISDIRLSANWMAAAGHPGEDARLYDTVKAVGMELCPALGITIPVGKDSMSMKTRWQDEGVDKSVTSPLSLVITGFAPVQDIRRTLNPQLRLDKGETDLILVDLGRGQNRMGGSILAQTFAKLGQAVPDVDDAEDLKAFFAVIQGLNQDGLLLAYHDRSDGGLLTTVLEMAFAGHCGLDLQLDALADAADELPAVLFNEELGAVIQVQQGATPEVLAQFSAAGLGDCVAVIGQPVNGADVAISFNGEPVFAGERRLLQRQWAETSYQVQRLRDNAACADQEFDVLLDEDNPGLSVKLSFDVNQDIAAPYIKKGARPQVAVLREQGVNGQVEMAAAFDRAGFAAIDVHMSDILAGRVSLEEFKGLVACGGFSYGDVLGAGEGWAKSVLFNARARDGFQAFFERKDSFALGVCNGCQMMSNLHELIPGSEFWPHFVRNRSEQFEARVAMVQVQESASIFLRGMAGSRMPIAIAHGEGHAEFESEEALLEADLSGCVAMRFVDNHGKVTEGYPANPNGSPRGITGLTSRDGRVTIMMPHPERVFRAVQNSWRPDEWQEDGGWLRMFRNARVWVD from the coding sequence ATGTTGATCCTGCGCGGTGCCCCCGCCCTTTCCGCTTTTCGCCACGGCAAACTGCTCGAGCAACTGACCCAGAAGGTTCCCGCCGTCACCGGTCTGTATGCCGAGTTCACCCACTTTGCCGAAGTCACCGGCGTGCTCACCGCCGACGAGGAAAAGGTCCTGGCGCGTCTGCTCAAGTACGGGCCCAGCGTCCCGGTGCAGGAGCCTGCGGGCCGCCTGTTCCTGGTCCTGCCGCGCTTCGGCACCATCTCGCCCTGGTCGAGCAAGGCCACCGACATCGCCCGTAACTGCGGCCTGGCCAAGATCGAGCGCATCGAGCGCGGCATCGCCTACTACGTGGCCGGCCAGTTCTCCGATGCCGAGGCGCAGCTGATCGCCAGCGCCCTGCACGACCGCATGACCCAGCTGGTGCTGGGCGCCCTGGAAGAAGCTTCCAGCCTGTTCAGCCACGCGCAGCCCAAGGCGCTGACCGTGGTCGACATCCTCGGCGGTGGCCGCGACGCACTGGCCCGCGCCAACGTCGAGCTGGGCCTGGCCCTGGCCGAAGACGAGATCGACTACCTGGTGAAGAGCTTCAACGAGATGGGGCGCAACCCCCACGACGTCGAGCTGATGATGTTCGCCCAGGCCAACTCCGAGCATTGCCGCCACAAGATCTTCAACGCCAGCTGGGATATCGACGGCCAGGCGCAAGAGAAGAGCCTGTTCGGCATGATCAAGAACACCTACGAGATGAACAGCGAAGGCGTGCTGTCCGCCTACAAGGACAACGCGTCGGTCATCGAGGGCTTCACCGCCGGCCGCTTCTTCCCCAACCCGGGTACCCGCCAGTACGGCGCGACCGAGGAAGCGGTGCACATCCTGATGAAGGTGGAAACCCACAACCACCCGACCGCCATCGCGCCCTTCCCCGGTGCCTCCACCGGCTCCGGTGGCGAGATCCGCGACGAAGGCGCTACCGGTCGTGGCGCCAAGCCCAAGGCCGGCCTGACCGGCTTCACCGTTTCCAACCTGCAGATCCCCGGTTTCGAGCAGCCCTGGGAGAAGCCCTACGGCAAGCCCGAGCGCATCGTCACCGCGCTGGACATCATGATCGAAGGCCCTCTGGGCGGCGCCGCGTTCAACAACGAGTTCGGCCGCCCCGCGCTGAACGGCTACTTCCGTACCTTCGAGCAGGCCATCGACACCCCCCACGGCGAAGAAGTACGCGGCTACCACAAGCCGATCATGCTCGCCGGCGGCATGGGTAACATCCGCGCCGAGCACGTGCAGAAGGGCGAGATTTCCGTTGGCGCCAAGCTGATCGTCCTCGGCGGCCCGGCCATGCTCATCGGCCTGGGCGGCGGTGCTGCTTCCTCCATGGCCACCGGCTCCAGCTCCGCCGACCTGGACTTCGCGTCCGTCCAGCGCGACAACCCCGAGATGGAGCGTCGCTGCCAGGAAGTGATCGACCGCTGCTGGCAGCTGGGTGCCGAGAACCCCATCAAGTTCATCCACGACGTGGGTGCCGGCGGCATCTCCAACGCCCTGCCGGAACTGATCAACGACGGTGGTCGCGGCGGCCGTTTCGAACTGCGCGCCGTGCCCAACGACGAGCCGGGCATGAGCCCGCTGGAAATCTGGTGCAACGAATCCCAGGAACGCTACGTGATGTCGGTGGACGCCGCCGACTTCGAGCGCTTCAAGGCCATCTGCGAACGCGAGCGCTGCCCCTTCGCGGTGGTCGGCGAGGCCATCGAGGAGCCGCACCTGACCGTCGCCGACAGCCACTTCGGCAACAAGCCGGTGGACATGCCGCTCAACGTCCTGCTCGGCAAGCCGCCGCGCATGCACCGCAGCGTCAGCCGCGAAGCCGAGCAGGGCGATGACTTCAACGCCGCCAGCGTCGACATCGCCGATGCCGTGAGCCGTGTACTGCGTCACCCGGCCGTGGCCAGCAAGAGCTTCCTGATCACCATCGGCGACCGCACCATCACCGGCCTGGTCGCCCGCGACCAGATGGTCGGCCCGTGGCAGGTTCCGGTGGCCGACTGCGCCGTCACCGCCACCAGCTTCGACGTCTACACCGGCGAGGCGATGGCCATGGGCGAGCGCACTCCGCTGGCCCTGCTGGACGCCCCGGCCTCGGGCCGCATGGCGGTCGGCGAGACCGTCACCAACCTGGCCTGTGCCAGCATCGAGAAGATTTCCGATATTCGCCTGTCCGCCAACTGGATGGCCGCTGCCGGCCACCCGGGCGAGGACGCGCGCCTGTACGACACGGTCAAGGCCGTGGGCATGGAGCTGTGCCCGGCGCTGGGCATCACCATTCCGGTGGGCAAGGACTCCATGTCCATGAAAACCCGCTGGCAGGACGAGGGTGTGGACAAGTCCGTCACCTCGCCGCTGTCCCTGGTGATCACCGGCTTCGCCCCGGTGCAGGACATCCGCCGCACCCTCAACCCGCAACTGCGCCTGGACAAGGGCGAGACCGACCTGATCCTGGTCGACCTCGGCCGCGGCCAGAACCGCATGGGCGGCTCCATCCTCGCGCAGACCTTCGCCAAGCTCGGCCAGGCCGTGCCGGACGTCGACGACGCCGAAGACCTCAAGGCCTTCTTCGCCGTGATCCAGGGCCTGAACCAGGACGGCCTGCTGCTGGCCTACCACGACCGTTCCGACGGCGGCCTGCTGACCACCGTGCTGGAGATGGCCTTCGCCGGTCACTGCGGCCTGGACCTGCAACTGGACGCCCTGGCCGATGCCGCCGACGAGCTGCCGGCCGTGCTGTTCAACGAAGAGCTGGGTGCGGTCATCCAGGTCCAGCAGGGCGCCACGCCGGAAGTGCTGGCCCAGTTCAGTGCCGCCGGCCTGGGCGACTGCGTGGCCGTGATCGGCCAGCCGGTCAACGGTGCCGACGTCGCTATTTCCTTCAACGGCGAGCCGGTGTTCGCCGGCGAGCGCCGCCTGCTGCAGCGCCAGTGGGCCGAGACCAGCTACCAGGTCCAGCGCCTGCGCGACAACGCCGCCTGCGCCGACCAGGAATTCGACGTCCTGCTGGATGAAGACAATCCCGGCCTGTCGGTGAAGCTCAGCTTCGACGTCAACCAGGACATCGCCGCTCCTTATATAAAGAAGGGCGCGCGTCCCCAGGTCGCCGTACTGCGCGAGCAGGGCGTCAACGGCCAGGTGGAGATGGCTGCGGCCTTCGACCGTGCCGGCTTCGCCGCCATCGACGTGCACATGAGCGACATCCTCGCCGGCCGCGTCAGCCTGGAAGAGTTCAAGGGCCTGGTGGCCTGCGGTGGGTTCTCCTACGGTGACGTGCTCGGCGCCGGTGAGGGCTGGGCCAAGTCGGTCCTGTTCAACGCCCGTGCCCGTGATGGCTTCCAGGCCTTCTTCGAGCGCAAGGACAGCTTCGCTCTCGGCGTGTGCAACGGTTGCCAGATGATGTCCAACCTGCACGAGCTGATCCCCGGCAGCGAGTTCTGGCCGCACTTCGTGCGCAACCGCTCCGAGCAGTTCGAGGCCCGCGTGGCCATGGTCCAGGTGCAGGAGTCGGCGTCGATCTTCCTGCGTGGCATGGCCGGTTCGCGCATGCCCATCGCCATCGCCCACGGCGAAGGCCATGCCGAGTTCGAAAGCGAGGAAGCCCTGCTGGAAGCCGATCTGTCCGGTTGCGTGGCCATGCGCTTCGTCGACAACCACGGCAAGGTCACCGAAGGCTACCCAGCCAACCCGAACGGCTCGCCCCGTGGCATCACCGGCCTCACCAGCCGCGATGGTCGCGTGACCATCATGATGCCGCACCCGGAGCGCGTGTTCCGTGCCGTACAGAACTCCTGGCGCCCCGACGAGTGGCAGGAAGACGGCGGCTGGCTGCGCATGTTCCGCAATGCCCGCGTCTGGGTCGACTGA
- the mltF gene encoding membrane-bound lytic murein transglycosylase MltF: MFTPPVFRKRRAVWLLATGILLLLGGCKQPSTLERIQEEGVLRVVTRNSPATYFQDRNGETGFEYELVKRFADDLGVELQIETADNLDDLFARLGQANGPVLAAAGLVASDARQHESRFSHPYLEVTPQVIYRNGERRPTRPEDLVGQRILVLKGSSHAEQLAALKVQYPELKYEESDEVEIVDLLRMVDEGQIDLTLVDSNELAMNQVYFPNVRVAFDLGDASNLAWAVAPGEDDSLLNEVNGFLDKAKENGTLQRLKDRYYGHVDVLGYVGAYTFAKHLQQRLPKYEQHFRQASQDNQVDWRLLAAIGYQESLWQPTATSKTGVRGLMMLTQDTAKAMGVANRLDPKQSIVGGSKYFGMIKQGLADELLEPDRTWFALAAYNIGIAHLGDARKLAEAEGLNPNKWLDVKQMLPRLSQKQWYRKTRYGYARGGETVHFVQNIRRYYDILTWVTQPQMEGSQVAESNLHVPGIDKRKPSEDTPPL; the protein is encoded by the coding sequence ATGTTCACCCCACCCGTGTTCCGCAAGCGTCGTGCCGTCTGGCTATTGGCGACCGGAATCCTCCTGCTGCTCGGAGGCTGTAAACAGCCGTCCACCCTCGAGCGCATTCAGGAGGAGGGTGTTCTACGCGTGGTCACCCGTAACAGCCCGGCCACCTACTTCCAGGACCGCAATGGCGAAACCGGCTTCGAGTACGAGCTGGTGAAACGCTTCGCCGACGACCTGGGCGTCGAGCTGCAGATCGAGACCGCCGACAACCTCGACGACCTCTTCGCCCGCCTTGGCCAGGCCAACGGCCCGGTGCTCGCCGCCGCCGGCCTGGTGGCCAGCGACGCACGCCAGCATGAGTCGCGCTTCTCCCATCCGTACCTGGAAGTCACGCCGCAGGTCATCTACCGCAATGGCGAACGTCGCCCCACCCGCCCGGAAGACCTGGTCGGCCAGCGCATCCTGGTGCTCAAGGGCAGCAGCCACGCCGAGCAGTTGGCCGCGCTGAAGGTGCAGTACCCGGAGCTGAAGTACGAGGAGTCCGACGAAGTGGAGATCGTCGACCTGCTGCGCATGGTCGATGAAGGGCAGATCGACCTGACCCTGGTGGACTCCAACGAACTGGCGATGAACCAGGTGTACTTCCCCAACGTGCGCGTCGCCTTCGACCTGGGCGATGCCAGCAACCTGGCCTGGGCGGTCGCCCCCGGCGAGGACGACAGCCTGCTCAACGAGGTCAACGGCTTCCTCGACAAGGCCAAGGAAAACGGCACCCTGCAGCGCCTCAAGGATCGCTACTACGGCCATGTCGACGTACTCGGCTATGTCGGCGCCTACACCTTCGCCAAGCACCTGCAGCAGCGCCTGCCCAAATACGAACAGCACTTCCGCCAGGCCTCCCAGGACAATCAGGTGGACTGGCGCCTGCTGGCCGCCATCGGCTACCAGGAGTCCCTCTGGCAGCCCACCGCCACCTCCAAGACCGGCGTGCGCGGCCTGATGATGCTGACCCAGGACACCGCCAAGGCCATGGGCGTGGCCAACCGCCTGGACCCCAAGCAGAGCATCGTCGGCGGCAGCAAGTACTTCGGCATGATCAAGCAGGGGCTGGCCGATGAGCTGCTGGAGCCGGATCGCACCTGGTTCGCCCTGGCCGCCTACAACATCGGCATCGCCCACCTGGGGGACGCGCGCAAGCTGGCCGAGGCCGAAGGCCTGAACCCGAACAAGTGGCTGGACGTGAAGCAGATGCTGCCGCGCCTGTCGCAGAAGCAGTGGTACCGCAAGACCCGCTACGGCTATGCCCGCGGCGGCGAAACCGTGCACTTCGTGCAGAACATCCGCCGCTACTACGACATCCTCACCTGGGTGACCCAGCCGCAGATGGAAGGCTCGCAGGTGGCCGAAAGCAACCTGCACGTTCCCGGCATCGACAAGCGCAAGCCCAGCGAAGACACCCCACCGCTCTGA